The following are encoded in a window of Maylandia zebra isolate NMK-2024a linkage group LG5, Mzebra_GT3a, whole genome shotgun sequence genomic DNA:
- the zpr1 gene encoding zinc finger protein ZPR1, with protein MSVISEEHVRGGSVFKDISADDDDWQPTEIESLCMNCYKNGTTRLLLTKIPFFKEIILSSFSCANCGWTNTEIQSAGRIQEQGVCYTLKVKTKEDLNREVVKADSATTRIPELDFEIPAFTQKGSLSTIEGLLDRAVAGLEQDQVVRRATHPEVAVKIEEFIQKLRKLKEVENEFTLVIEDPSGNSFVENPVAPQKDEALTVAFFKRTVQQDIQLGIKADDDLDEEPAGNDLETMRNEVLTFNTNCPECNAPASTNMKLVQIPHFKEVIIMATNCDSCGHRTNEVKSGGATEALGTKITLHITDPSDMTRDLLKSETCAVIIPELEFELGMAALGGKFTTLEGLLKDIKDLTVSKNPFICGDSSTADRIQKLREFGEKIDKIIVGELDVHVILDDPAGNSYLQNVYAPEPDPEMTVEKYARSFQQNEELGLNDMKTENYEEKNNVPAVPGGTE; from the coding sequence ATGTCTGTTATTTCAGAGGAACATGTTCGAGGTGGCAGCGTTTTCAAGGATATTAGCGCAGACGACGACGACTGGCAGCCCACTGAGATTGAGAGCCTGTGTATGAACTGCTACAAGAACGGTACAACACGTTTGCTTCTGACCAAAATCCCtttctttaaagaaataatTCTGAGCTCCTTCAGCTGCGCCAACTGTGGCTGGACAAACACTGAAATCCAGTCTGCGGGTCGGATTCAAGAGCAAGGCGTGTGTTACACGCTTAAAGTCAAAACAAAAGAGGACCTAAACCGGGAGGTTGTAAAAGCAGACAGCGCGACCACAAGGATCCCCGAGCTGGATTTTGAAATCCCTGCCTTCACTCAGAAGGGCTCTCTGTCTACCATTGAGGGTCTTTTAGACAGAGCAGTCGCAGGattggagcaagaccaggttgTGAGGCGAGCCACACATCCTGAGGTGGCTGTGAAGATAGAAGAATTCATCCAGAAGCTCAGGAAGCTAAAAGAGGTTGAAAATGAGTTCACTCTGGTGATTGAGGATCCATCTGGGAACAGTTTTGTGGAAAATCCTGTAGCACCGCAAAAAGATGAGGCTCTCACAGTAGCCTTCTTCAAGCGGACAGTCCAGCAGGATATACAGCTGGGAATAAAGGCagatgatgacctggatgaggAACCAGCTGGCAACGACCTGGAGACGATGAGAAATGAAGTTCTGACATTCAACACTAACTGTCCCGAGTGCAACGCACCAGCCTCAACCAACATGAAACTGGTCCAGATCCCCCACTTCAAGGAGGTAATCATCATGGCCACTAACTGTGACAGCTGTGGCCATCGGACCAATGAGGTGAAATCAGGTGGAGCGACAGAGGCGCTTGGCACCAAGATCACCCTGCACATCACCGATCCTTCAGACATGACCCGAGATTTGCTGAAGTCAGAGACGTGCGCCGTCATCATTCCAGAGCTGGAATTCGAGCTGGGAATGGCAGCCCTGGGTGGGAAGTTCACAACTCTTGAGGGCCTGCTGAAAGACATCAAAGACCTGACTGTCTCCAAAAACCCCTTCATCTGTGGGGACAGCAGCACTGCAGATCGGATACAGAAGCTGCGTGAGTTTGGAGAGAAAATAGACAAGATCATTGTAGGAGAACTCGATGTCCATGTCATCCTTGATGACCCTGCAGGGAACAGCTATTTACAGAATGTCTACGCTCCGGAGCCAGATCCCGAGATGACTGTTGAGAAGTACGCCCGCTCGTTTCAACAGAATGAAGAGCTGGGACTGAATGACATGAAGACTGAGAATTATGAAGAGAAAAATAATGTGCCAGCAGTACCTGGAGGGACTGAATGA
- the rnf207a gene encoding RING finger protein 207 isoform X2, translating to MAGGIFNNLGSLCKVDCANVHPLMCHLCHEQYQSPCLLDCYHIFCARCLRGRTIDNRLSCPLCGYPSIVKGNNSLPPEDRLLKFLVDNNADAEEAVQCANCDQESNKKDTGVMYYCNTCSQPLCATCRELTHKARMFSHHEIVSLAKRTKAKHRKCSLHEEPYILFSTENKSMLCIKCFRDMQVESRSHCIDIETAYMQGCEMLDQAVLVVKELQTSTGEAILLLRAMLGEVCLNVEEEENAICSLFNSLQEKLEERKKILLKAAQSQHEEKEKALKEQLSHLTALLPTLQVHLVTCSAFLSSANKFEFLDMGYQLMERLKRIVKLPHRLKPVQSSKINTEYRSEFARCLEPLLQIGPRCPPSVTGSTSAAIRLQSPLTVSCRSPSLSEMPLGSAFGRRPTSHRNICTKVLLAEGRETPFTEHCRNYENAYRSLQTEMQNLKDQVQELHRDLTKHHSIINTDKMGEILDRSLHIDSQIAAQYSTVETMRVMFEEMWDETFQRVTNEQEIYEAQLQDLMQLKQENSYLTTIARQISPYILSIAKVKERLEPRFQGPKEHLDDRTETMLKIYEDSTMTKDCQESDNQTCVKDRDKNSRPLMLEGESCQDPPYRQAEGPHRGVQRQ from the exons ATGGCAGGAGGAATCTTCAACAACTTGGGCAGTCTGTGTAAAGTGGATTGTGCTAATGTTCACCCCTTGATGTGTCACCTGTGCCATGAGCAGTACCAGTCCCCATGTTTATTGGACTGCTACCACATCTTTTGTGCCCGCTGCTTGAGAGGTCGGACTATTGACAATCGCCTCAGCTGCCCCCTCTGTGG ATACCCATCTATAGTAAAAGGGAATAATAGCCTCCCACCAGAGGACCGTCTTCTGAAGTTTCTTGTTGACAACAAtgcagatgctgaggaggcggTGCAGTGTGCCAATTGTGACCAGGAAAGCAACAAAAAG GACACAGGGGTGATGTACTACTGTAACACTTGCAGCCAGCCATTGTGCGCCACCTGCAGGGAGCTGACACACAAGGCCAGAATGTTTTCCCACCATGAGATTGTGTCCTTGGCCAAACGCACCAAAGCCAAACACAGGAAATGCT CTCTCCACGAGGAACCTTACATCCTATTCTCTACAGAGAATAAGTCTATGCTTTGCATCAAATGCTTCAGGGACATGCAAGT gGAGAGTCGGAGTCACTGCATTGATATTGAAACTGCTTACATGCAGGGGTGTGAGATGTTGGACCAAGCTGTGCTG GTGGTAAAGGAACTGCAAACTTCAACTGGAGAGGCGATCCTTCTGCTGAGAGCTATGCTAGGAGAAGTGTGTCTGAACGTGGAGGAAGAAGAGAACGCAATCTGCAGTCTGTTCAACAGTTTGCAG GAAAAACTAGAAGAGAGGAAGAAGATCCtgttaaaagcagctcaaag ccaACATGAAGAGAAGGAGAAAGCACTGAAGGAGCAACTGTCACACCTTACTGCACTCCTACCTACCCTCCAG GTCCACCTTGTCACCTGTTCAGCCTTCCTCAGCTCGGCTAACAAGTTTGAGTTTTTGGATATGGGCTAT CAACTCATGGAGAGGCTGAAGAGGATTGTGAAGCTCCCTCATCGACTGAAACCAGTGCAGAGCAGCAAA ATCAACACAGAGTACAGAAGTGAGTTTGCTCGCTGTCTAGAGCCTCTGCTGCAGATAGGACCACGCTGCCCTCCTTCTGTCACTGGTTCCACAAGTGCTGCAATACG GCTCCAGTCCCCTCTCACTGTGTCTTGTCGCTCCCCGTCGCTCAGTGAGATGCCCCTGGGCTCGGCGTTTGGGCGAAGGCCCACCTCTCACCGCAACATCTGCACTAAGGTTCTTTTGGCCGAGGGCAGGGAAACACCCTTCACCGAGCACTGCCGCAATTATGAGAACGCCTACAGG tCTCTGCAGACAGAGATGCAGAATCTGAAGGACCAGGTCCAGGAGCTGCACAGAGATTTGACCAAGCACCACTCCATCATCAACACAGATAAAATGGGGGAGATCCTGGACAGATCGCTACACATTGACAGTCAGATAGCTGCCCAGTACTCCACAGTAGAAACTATGAGAGTCATGTTTGAAGAG ATGTGGGATGAGACTTTTCAGAGGGTCACGAATGAGCAGGAGATCTATGAAG CCCAGCTTCAGGACCTGATGCAGCTGAAGCAGGAGAACTCTTACCTCACCACCATCGCTAGACAGATCAGCCCCTACATCCTGTCCATTGCTAAAGTGAAAGAGAGACTTGAGCCCAG GTTTCAAGGGCCCAAAGAGCACCTCGATGACCGCACCGAGACGATGCTAAAAATCTATGAAGACAGCACAATGACAAAAGACTGTCAAGAAAG TGACAACCAGACTTGTGTTAAAGACAGAGACAAGAACAGCCGCCCACTGATGCTCGAGGGAGAATCCTGTCAAGACCCGCCGTACAGGCAGGCAGAGGGGCCCCACAGAGGCGTCCAGCGGCAATGA
- the rnf207a gene encoding RING finger protein 207 isoform X1 produces MICGLCIVTEFTGWYYLSDKMAGGIFNNLGSLCKVDCANVHPLMCHLCHEQYQSPCLLDCYHIFCARCLRGRTIDNRLSCPLCGYPSIVKGNNSLPPEDRLLKFLVDNNADAEEAVQCANCDQESNKKDTGVMYYCNTCSQPLCATCRELTHKARMFSHHEIVSLAKRTKAKHRKCSLHEEPYILFSTENKSMLCIKCFRDMQVESRSHCIDIETAYMQGCEMLDQAVLVVKELQTSTGEAILLLRAMLGEVCLNVEEEENAICSLFNSLQEKLEERKKILLKAAQSQHEEKEKALKEQLSHLTALLPTLQVHLVTCSAFLSSANKFEFLDMGYQLMERLKRIVKLPHRLKPVQSSKINTEYRSEFARCLEPLLQIGPRCPPSVTGSTSAAIRLQSPLTVSCRSPSLSEMPLGSAFGRRPTSHRNICTKVLLAEGRETPFTEHCRNYENAYRSLQTEMQNLKDQVQELHRDLTKHHSIINTDKMGEILDRSLHIDSQIAAQYSTVETMRVMFEEMWDETFQRVTNEQEIYEAQLQDLMQLKQENSYLTTIARQISPYILSIAKVKERLEPRFQGPKEHLDDRTETMLKIYEDSTMTKDCQESDNQTCVKDRDKNSRPLMLEGESCQDPPYRQAEGPHRGVQRQ; encoded by the exons ATGATCTGTGGATTGTGCATAGTCACCGAATTTACAGGCTGGTATTACTTGTCTGACAAG ATGGCAGGAGGAATCTTCAACAACTTGGGCAGTCTGTGTAAAGTGGATTGTGCTAATGTTCACCCCTTGATGTGTCACCTGTGCCATGAGCAGTACCAGTCCCCATGTTTATTGGACTGCTACCACATCTTTTGTGCCCGCTGCTTGAGAGGTCGGACTATTGACAATCGCCTCAGCTGCCCCCTCTGTGG ATACCCATCTATAGTAAAAGGGAATAATAGCCTCCCACCAGAGGACCGTCTTCTGAAGTTTCTTGTTGACAACAAtgcagatgctgaggaggcggTGCAGTGTGCCAATTGTGACCAGGAAAGCAACAAAAAG GACACAGGGGTGATGTACTACTGTAACACTTGCAGCCAGCCATTGTGCGCCACCTGCAGGGAGCTGACACACAAGGCCAGAATGTTTTCCCACCATGAGATTGTGTCCTTGGCCAAACGCACCAAAGCCAAACACAGGAAATGCT CTCTCCACGAGGAACCTTACATCCTATTCTCTACAGAGAATAAGTCTATGCTTTGCATCAAATGCTTCAGGGACATGCAAGT gGAGAGTCGGAGTCACTGCATTGATATTGAAACTGCTTACATGCAGGGGTGTGAGATGTTGGACCAAGCTGTGCTG GTGGTAAAGGAACTGCAAACTTCAACTGGAGAGGCGATCCTTCTGCTGAGAGCTATGCTAGGAGAAGTGTGTCTGAACGTGGAGGAAGAAGAGAACGCAATCTGCAGTCTGTTCAACAGTTTGCAG GAAAAACTAGAAGAGAGGAAGAAGATCCtgttaaaagcagctcaaag ccaACATGAAGAGAAGGAGAAAGCACTGAAGGAGCAACTGTCACACCTTACTGCACTCCTACCTACCCTCCAG GTCCACCTTGTCACCTGTTCAGCCTTCCTCAGCTCGGCTAACAAGTTTGAGTTTTTGGATATGGGCTAT CAACTCATGGAGAGGCTGAAGAGGATTGTGAAGCTCCCTCATCGACTGAAACCAGTGCAGAGCAGCAAA ATCAACACAGAGTACAGAAGTGAGTTTGCTCGCTGTCTAGAGCCTCTGCTGCAGATAGGACCACGCTGCCCTCCTTCTGTCACTGGTTCCACAAGTGCTGCAATACG GCTCCAGTCCCCTCTCACTGTGTCTTGTCGCTCCCCGTCGCTCAGTGAGATGCCCCTGGGCTCGGCGTTTGGGCGAAGGCCCACCTCTCACCGCAACATCTGCACTAAGGTTCTTTTGGCCGAGGGCAGGGAAACACCCTTCACCGAGCACTGCCGCAATTATGAGAACGCCTACAGG tCTCTGCAGACAGAGATGCAGAATCTGAAGGACCAGGTCCAGGAGCTGCACAGAGATTTGACCAAGCACCACTCCATCATCAACACAGATAAAATGGGGGAGATCCTGGACAGATCGCTACACATTGACAGTCAGATAGCTGCCCAGTACTCCACAGTAGAAACTATGAGAGTCATGTTTGAAGAG ATGTGGGATGAGACTTTTCAGAGGGTCACGAATGAGCAGGAGATCTATGAAG CCCAGCTTCAGGACCTGATGCAGCTGAAGCAGGAGAACTCTTACCTCACCACCATCGCTAGACAGATCAGCCCCTACATCCTGTCCATTGCTAAAGTGAAAGAGAGACTTGAGCCCAG GTTTCAAGGGCCCAAAGAGCACCTCGATGACCGCACCGAGACGATGCTAAAAATCTATGAAGACAGCACAATGACAAAAGACTGTCAAGAAAG TGACAACCAGACTTGTGTTAAAGACAGAGACAAGAACAGCCGCCCACTGATGCTCGAGGGAGAATCCTGTCAAGACCCGCCGTACAGGCAGGCAGAGGGGCCCCACAGAGGCGTCCAGCGGCAATGA